A region of Sphingomonas crusticola DNA encodes the following proteins:
- a CDS encoding response regulator transcription factor: MPRTILVADDDPHIRQLIVFALTKAGLDAIEAEDGEAALAAAAAHAPDLIILDINMPRMDGIEVCRRLRADGDLPILFLSSRDDELDRVLGIELGADDYVTKPFSPREVVARVMAILRRVSAHPPAAQSVTGNLHHGRLMLDLEGWRATWDGDEVPLTVTEFGILRTLAAMPSKIFSRDAIIDRLHGPGFAVTDRTIDSHVRNLRAKFAKAGAGDIIETRAGVGYRIGPCAGA; this comes from the coding sequence ATGCCCCGAACGATCCTGGTTGCCGACGACGATCCGCACATTCGCCAGTTGATCGTCTTCGCCCTCACCAAGGCGGGGCTCGACGCGATCGAGGCGGAAGATGGCGAGGCCGCGCTTGCGGCGGCCGCGGCGCATGCACCGGACCTGATCATATTGGATATCAACATGCCACGCATGGACGGGATCGAGGTCTGCCGCCGCCTGCGCGCGGATGGGGACTTGCCGATCCTGTTCCTTTCGTCGCGCGACGACGAGCTTGATCGCGTGCTCGGCATCGAGCTCGGTGCCGACGATTATGTCACCAAACCCTTTTCGCCGCGCGAAGTGGTGGCACGGGTGATGGCGATCCTCCGCCGCGTCTCCGCCCATCCACCGGCGGCACAATCGGTGACGGGCAATTTGCACCATGGCCGGCTTATGCTCGATCTCGAAGGGTGGCGCGCCACTTGGGACGGGGACGAGGTGCCGCTTACCGTCACCGAATTCGGCATCTTGCGAACGCTCGCGGCGATGCCGTCCAAAATCTTCAGCCGAGATGCGATCATCGACCGGCTGCACGGGCCCGGTTTCGCGGTGACCGACCGCACGATCGACAGCCACGTCCGCAATCTGCGCGCGAAATTCGCCAAGGCAGGTGCCGGCGACATCATCGAAACCCGCGCGGGCGTCGGTTATCGCATCGGTCCGTGCGCGGGCGCATGA
- a CDS encoding DUF4153 domain-containing protein, which produces MHSPGGRYSFVRKFGVTILLVALFDRLFPDIVDGVGMGVFALAWLIGLIAVRPAVRRQQAAFVALGAALLFILSLTYDPGVLAWAMFWCALSVAALLPRTAGFDDAWRWAARLLLHAGSGLVAPLADLHRLFYRRPRERRLTMRSVAALLAMPLVGTAIFIALFANANPLIADLLSRIRLPSIDQIWAWTIATLCVWPAMRPRALATRLARRLPEPGLQLPGSSLPSVLIALVLFNALFALQNGLDIAFLWSGAALPAGTTMPDYVHRGAYPLIFTALLAGFLVLTMLRPGTASADNKPARWLVALWVAQNIFLVASSVLRTIEYIESYMLTAWRIAALAWMALVAVGLILILWRMLSGRSARWLINANALAASIVLLPCCFIDLGATAATWNVRHAREAGGTGQSLDLCYLSSLGDAALLPIIEMAQRPVPAELRDQLDYLREKRFNDLAKRQSDWRTWTPHGAMRLHRVQRLLDFSTPARLPAPGERDFCGALVKKPAPALPLTATPAR; this is translated from the coding sequence ATGCATTCACCAGGCGGGCGTTACAGCTTTGTCCGCAAATTCGGCGTCACGATCCTGCTGGTCGCGCTGTTCGACCGGCTGTTCCCCGATATCGTCGATGGCGTCGGCATGGGCGTGTTCGCGCTGGCATGGCTGATCGGGCTGATCGCCGTGCGGCCGGCGGTACGGCGACAGCAGGCAGCCTTCGTCGCGCTCGGCGCTGCCCTGCTGTTCATCTTGTCGCTGACCTACGATCCAGGCGTGCTCGCTTGGGCGATGTTCTGGTGCGCCTTGTCGGTCGCGGCGCTGCTCCCGCGCACCGCCGGTTTCGACGACGCCTGGCGCTGGGCCGCGCGCCTGCTGTTGCACGCTGGAAGCGGGCTGGTCGCGCCGTTGGCCGACCTCCATCGCCTTTTCTACCGCCGCCCGCGCGAGCGCAGGCTGACGATGCGCTCGGTTGCGGCGCTGCTGGCGATGCCGCTTGTCGGAACCGCAATCTTCATCGCCTTGTTCGCCAATGCCAACCCGCTGATCGCGGACCTGCTCAGCAGGATAAGGCTGCCGTCGATCGATCAGATCTGGGCGTGGACCATCGCCACACTTTGCGTCTGGCCGGCAATGCGGCCACGCGCGCTCGCGACACGATTGGCTCGCCGACTCCCCGAACCGGGCCTGCAACTGCCGGGGTCGTCCCTCCCTTCGGTGCTGATCGCCCTGGTGCTGTTCAACGCCCTGTTCGCGTTGCAGAATGGGCTGGACATCGCCTTTCTGTGGAGCGGCGCGGCACTGCCGGCCGGCACCACCATGCCAGACTATGTCCATCGCGGCGCCTATCCGTTGATCTTCACCGCGCTGCTGGCCGGCTTTCTGGTACTGACGATGCTGCGGCCGGGGACCGCCAGCGCGGACAATAAGCCGGCGCGGTGGCTGGTGGCCTTATGGGTGGCGCAGAATATTTTCCTGGTGGCGTCCAGCGTGCTGCGGACGATCGAATATATCGAATCTTATATGCTGACGGCCTGGCGCATTGCCGCGCTAGCGTGGATGGCGTTGGTGGCGGTCGGCCTGATCCTGATCCTCTGGCGGATGCTGAGCGGACGGAGCGCGCGCTGGCTGATCAACGCCAATGCGCTGGCCGCGTCCATCGTCTTGCTGCCCTGCTGCTTCATCGACCTGGGCGCGACCGCCGCGACGTGGAACGTGCGGCATGCGCGCGAGGCAGGCGGGACCGGACAATCGCTGGACCTGTGCTATCTCTCCAGCCTGGGCGATGCCGCCCTGCTGCCGATCATTGAAATGGCGCAACGCCCGGTCCCGGCCGAACTACGTGACCAGCTCGATTATCTGCGGGAAAAGCGGTTCAACGATCTGGCCAAGCGGCAAAGCGATTGGCGGACATGGACGCCGCACGGCGCCATGCGGCTGCACCGCGTCCAACGGCTGCTGGACTTTTCGACGCCAGCTCGGCTTCCCGCTCCGGGCGAACGCGACTTCTGCGGTGCGCTGGTGAAGAAGCCCGCTCCCGCCCTGCCCTTGACCGCGACCCCTGCGCGATGA
- a CDS encoding tryptophan halogenase family protein, translating into MAAQMVKRVVIAGGGTAGWIAAAALIKQLGPLIDVTLVESDEIGTVGVGESTIPTTRAFHGFLGIYEQAFVRATTSTFKLGIEFENWNRIGDKYFHAFGSVGKSVWMADFQHFWLEAKRQGFGGDYGDYSLEQQAAMAGKFATSDQAAIGYAYHLDATAYAKFLRGLAEPAGVKRIEGKIEQVEQDPETGFVTALVLQSGDRIEGDLFIDCTGFRALLIEQTLKTGFDDWSEWLSTNAAAVVQTTSTGPARPYTRAIAHEAGWRWQIPLQHRVGNGLVYCSDYMSDDEASAKLLADSEGEALFEPRLLRFKAGARKQAWNKNVIAMGLSSGFIEPLESTSIHLIKIAVTRLIQSFPFSGVTESAVERFNAQSRKEAEHIRDFIILHYKLTERDDSPFWRRCRDMAIPDSLAERIALFRDNAAAYQGADEMFRIDSWIMVMMGQGIEPRAYHHIAQMMEPAKLKQALTDLKSGIAAELTRLPQHQQFVESYAGA; encoded by the coding sequence ATGGCAGCGCAGATGGTAAAGCGCGTGGTGATTGCCGGCGGCGGCACCGCCGGCTGGATCGCCGCGGCGGCGCTGATCAAGCAGCTCGGGCCGCTGATCGACGTCACGCTGGTGGAATCGGACGAGATCGGCACGGTCGGCGTGGGCGAATCCACCATTCCGACGACGCGCGCCTTCCACGGCTTCCTCGGCATTTACGAACAGGCGTTCGTCCGCGCGACAACCTCCACCTTCAAGCTCGGCATCGAATTCGAGAACTGGAATCGGATCGGCGACAAATATTTCCACGCCTTTGGCTCGGTCGGCAAATCGGTGTGGATGGCGGATTTCCAGCATTTCTGGCTGGAGGCCAAGCGCCAGGGCTTTGGCGGCGACTATGGCGATTACAGCCTGGAGCAGCAGGCGGCGATGGCGGGCAAGTTCGCGACATCCGACCAGGCCGCGATCGGTTATGCCTATCATCTCGACGCGACGGCTTATGCGAAATTCCTGCGCGGCCTGGCCGAGCCGGCCGGCGTCAAGCGGATCGAAGGCAAGATCGAACAGGTCGAGCAGGATCCTGAGACAGGCTTCGTTACCGCGCTGGTACTGCAAAGCGGGGATCGGATCGAAGGAGACCTGTTCATCGATTGCACCGGTTTCCGGGCATTGCTGATCGAGCAGACGCTCAAGACCGGCTTCGACGATTGGAGCGAATGGCTTTCGACCAATGCCGCCGCCGTGGTGCAGACGACGTCCACCGGCCCGGCACGGCCCTACACGCGCGCGATCGCGCATGAGGCAGGCTGGCGCTGGCAGATCCCGCTGCAGCACCGCGTCGGCAACGGCCTGGTCTATTGTTCCGATTATATGTCGGACGACGAGGCGAGCGCAAAGCTGCTCGCCGACAGCGAGGGCGAGGCGCTGTTCGAGCCGCGCCTGCTGCGCTTCAAGGCGGGCGCGCGCAAACAGGCATGGAACAAGAATGTAATCGCGATGGGCTTGTCGAGCGGCTTCATCGAACCGCTGGAATCGACCAGCATCCACCTCATCAAGATTGCGGTGACGCGCCTTATCCAGTCTTTCCCGTTCAGCGGCGTCACCGAGTCCGCGGTGGAGCGCTTCAACGCCCAGTCGCGCAAGGAGGCGGAGCATATCCGCGACTTCATCATCCTCCACTATAAACTGACCGAGCGTGATGACAGCCCGTTCTGGCGCCGTTGCCGCGACATGGCGATCCCCGACAGCCTGGCCGAGCGCATCGCCCTGTTCCGCGACAATGCCGCGGCTTATCAAGGGGCCGACGAGATGTTCCGCATCGATAGCTGGATCATGGTGATGATGGGCCAGGGGATCGAGCCGCGCGCCTATCATCATATCGCTCAGATGATGGAGCCGGCAAAGCTCAAGCAGGCGCTGACCGACCTCAAAAGCGGAATTGCCGCCGAGCTGACCAGATTGCCGCAGCATCAGCAATTCGTAGAGAGCTACGCCGGGGCGTAA
- a CDS encoding cupin-like domain-containing protein produces the protein MTGPTRATKVIEGLAPGEVPWDALADEARPIILKGLARDWPLVGHGLASADEAMHYLLTFYAGHPVVGYTGPPEINGRFHYDAAATGLNFTGARVRLDEFLAQIAASAGDPEAPSFYVGSTDVDGYLPGLRAENDLALAGLAKAAEPPMVSIWIGNHTIASAHYDMSNNIACSLVGRRRFTLFPPEQIDNLYPGPLEPTPGGQVVSMVDFAHPDLDRYPRFAQALAAGEVADLEPGDVLMYPALWWHHVEAFEPFNVMINYWWNAAPAFMDTPANTLLHAMLSLRDRPEPEKRAWRAMFDYYIFGDAERPAAHLPEAARGNLAPLDMMKARRLRALLLNKFNR, from the coding sequence ATGACCGGCCCAACGCGCGCAACCAAGGTGATCGAGGGCCTCGCACCCGGCGAGGTGCCGTGGGACGCGCTCGCAGACGAAGCGCGGCCGATCATCCTGAAAGGGCTGGCCCGCGACTGGCCGCTGGTGGGCCATGGGCTCGCCTCTGCGGACGAAGCGATGCATTACCTGCTGACCTTTTACGCGGGCCATCCAGTGGTCGGTTATACCGGCCCGCCCGAGATTAACGGGCGGTTTCACTATGATGCCGCCGCGACGGGACTGAACTTCACCGGCGCGCGCGTGCGGCTGGACGAGTTCCTCGCGCAGATTGCGGCTTCGGCCGGCGATCCGGAAGCGCCATCCTTCTATGTCGGCTCGACCGACGTCGACGGCTATTTGCCCGGCCTGCGCGCCGAGAACGACCTGGCGCTGGCGGGGCTCGCCAAGGCCGCCGAGCCGCCGATGGTGAGTATCTGGATCGGCAATCACACGATTGCGTCGGCACATTACGACATGTCGAACAACATCGCCTGCTCGCTCGTCGGCCGACGCCGCTTCACCCTGTTTCCGCCCGAGCAGATCGACAATCTCTATCCCGGCCCGCTCGAGCCGACGCCGGGCGGGCAGGTCGTCAGCATGGTGGACTTCGCCCATCCCGATCTGGATCGCTACCCACGCTTCGCCCAGGCGCTCGCCGCGGGCGAGGTGGCCGATCTGGAACCGGGCGACGTGCTGATGTACCCGGCCTTATGGTGGCATCATGTCGAGGCGTTCGAGCCGTTCAACGTCATGATCAATTATTGGTGGAATGCGGCGCCCGCCTTCATGGATACGCCGGCAAACACGCTGCTCCATGCCATGCTCAGCCTGCGCGACCGGCCGGAGCCCGAAAAGCGCGCGTGGCGGGCGATGTTCGATTATTATATTTTCGGCGACGCCGAGCGGCCCGCCGCCCATTTGCCGGAGGCTGCGCGCGGTAATCTCGCACCGCTGGACATGATGAAGGCGCGGCGGCTGCGCGCGCTGTTACTCAACAAATTCAATCGTTAA